From Chryseobacterium sp. IHB B 17019, one genomic window encodes:
- a CDS encoding lipocalin-like domain-containing protein, translating to METLFEKLLGTWTLVELIEVPVNGGEITHPMGENPKGLIIYNPEGFMSAQIMDTHRENFHQEHWTNATPEEYIQEGSIYLAYSGPFKTDDEKQLVSHTMYISLFPNWTGQTQNRNVIFKDGFLHLESEKAFTNNSRLVTHQLTWKRV from the coding sequence ATGGAAACACTTTTTGAAAAACTATTAGGAACCTGGACTTTGGTAGAACTCATCGAAGTTCCTGTCAACGGCGGAGAAATCACGCATCCGATGGGCGAAAATCCTAAAGGACTTATTATTTACAATCCTGAAGGTTTTATGTCGGCACAAATTATGGATACGCATCGGGAAAACTTTCATCAGGAACATTGGACCAATGCCACGCCGGAAGAATATATACAAGAAGGATCGATCTATCTTGCGTATTCAGGACCGTTCAAAACGGACGATGAAAAACAGTTGGTGAGCCACACGATGTACATCTCACTTTTTCCTAACTGGACAGGGCAAACGCAGAATAGAAATGTTATCTTTAAAGATGGTTTTCTGCATCTTGAAAGCGAGAAAGCGTTCACCAACAATTCCCGGTTGGTTACTCATCAACTGACCTGGAAGAGAGTTTGA